A DNA window from Ranitomeya imitator isolate aRanImi1 chromosome 2, aRanImi1.pri, whole genome shotgun sequence contains the following coding sequences:
- the SMNDC1 gene encoding survival of motor neuron-related-splicing factor 30: MAEELAKQLAGYKAQLQQVESALAANGENEDLLKLKKDLQEVIELTKDLLSSQPSEAPDSSDDITSASDSLTWKVGDRCMSVWTEDGQWYEAEIEEIDEENGTAAITFLGYGNAEVTSLLNLKPLEEGRKAKEDSGSLPMSKKEMIAQQREYKKKKALKKAQRVKELEQEREDQKVKWQQFNNKAYSKNKKGQVKRSIFASPESVTGKVGVGTCGIADKPMTQYQDTSKYNVRHLMPQ; encoded by the exons ATGGCAGAGGAACTTGCAAAGCAGCTTGCAGGTTATAAAGCCCAATTGCAGCAGGTGGAGTCGGCGTTAGCTGCCAATGGAGAGAATGAAGATTTACTGAAGCTGAAGAAGGATTTACAG gaAGTCATCGAGTTGACCAAAGATCTCCTGTCGTCCCAACCTTCAGAAGCCCCCGATAGCTCTGATGACATCACGTCGGCCAGCGACAGCCTCACCTGGAAGGTGGGGGACAGATGTATGTCCGTGTGGACAGAGGACGGACA ATGGTACGAGGCCGAGATCGAGGAGATAGACGAAGAGAATGGGACGGCAGCCATTACTTTCCTCGGCTACGGAAATGCAGAAGTGACTTCTCTGCTGAACCTGAAGCCCTTAGAGGAAGGCAGGAAAGCGAAGGAAGACAGCGGCAGCCTACCAATGTCTAA AAAAGAAATGATCGCCCAGCAGAGAGAATATAAAAAGAAGAAAGCATTGAAGAAGGCTCAGAGAGTAAAGGAGTTGGAGCAGGAACGAGAggatcaaaaagtgaaatggcagcAATTCAATAACAAGGCCTATTCTAAGAACAAGAAAGGACAG GTGAAGAGAAGTATTTTCGCCTCCCCTGAAAGCGTCACCGGCAAGGTTGGAGTCGGCACGTGCGGCATCGCGGACAAACCAATGACACAGTATCAAGACACCTCCAAATACAACGTACGGCATCTGATGCCCCAATAA